Part of the Triticum urartu cultivar G1812 chromosome 2, Tu2.1, whole genome shotgun sequence genome, CTTGCATATTAGGAGAAATAAAATAGTGGGGTGCTCCTATTTAGTTAGAGTTAGAGGGTGTGTTTAGAACACATCTAGATGTGTTTTAATTATTTACACATCTAAATGAGTGAATTAAGCATAAAAAAATATCCTCATGAATTTTAACGTAAGATCAATGACATAAAATTTAGATGTGCAATATTTATGGCACATCTAGATATGCTTTAGCAAAATTGTTAGATATAGTAGATTACTTATCAAGATCTTGAGTATACGCAGATTGATTGCACGCACCTAATTAAATGCTTTTTCGAAACAACAAGCACCCCCCTCACTCCTCTCGGCAAGATCTTCGAGTTGGAACAAGGAGGAGCTTCTCCTTACGGCGGATCGACAAGCTGAACACCTCAGTCATGTCGACCTCCTTCGTCCCCGGCGGCAGCTCCCAGTCGAAATGGTACACGAGGTTTGCTAGCATCATCTCCACGGCGGTGTTGGCGAAGTTAATGCCGGGGCAGATCCTCCGCCCGGACCCGAACGGCAGAAACTCAAAGTCCTTCCCCTTGCTGTCCACCGCCGCCGCGCTGCCTCCCTGGAGGAACCTCTCCGGCGCGAACTCGTCCGGCGCCTCCCAGGACGCGGGGTCCCTCGCGAGGGCCCACGCGTTGACCATGAGCCGCGTCCCGGCAGGGATCGCGTAGCCGTCGACCTCGCAGTCGGCGATCGAGAGGTGGGGGAGGAGCAGCGGCACCGGCGGGTGCAGCCTCAGAGTCTCCTTCACAGTGGCCTTCAGGTAGGCCATGTCTCCTAGCTCCTCCTCCGTGACCACGTCTTGTGCTGATTCTCCTTCGTCGTCCTTGCCTACGGCCGCCGCCGGCGCACGCCTCCTCCTCACCTCCGCTTGCAGTTTGGCCATGACGTGCCGGTTGTTCATCAGCTCTGCCATCGCGAATTCCAGCACCAGATATGTCGTCTCTGTCCCCGCTTCAAACATGTCCTGTTAATTACCATACCAATAAATTACCGCTGAATGGATTAATCTGTCAGTTTTGCTGTAAGTATTGGAGTAGTAATTACTGCACTACTATTTACCAGCAAGATCGCCTTGACGTTGTCTGTGGTGAGGCCGTACTCTTCCTGCTGGGCGAGCAACACGTGTATGAAGTCTGCGCTGGCATCGTCCTGCTCGCGCAGGCGCCCGTGCTCGTCGATGAGCTTGTGGAGCAGCTCGTCCCACCTCTTGCGAACCCTCCTAGCCCTGGGGCACACCACCATGCCGGTGAACACGTCCGCCACTGCCAAGCTCGGGAAGTAGTCCTCGACGTTGAACCCTCCAAGCAGCGACATGTTGATGTCGATCAGCTGGCGGAGCAGCTTGTTTCTGCCATCGTCGCGGTGGTTTCTCCCGAGCACCGCCCGGCACACCACGTCGTTCGCGTACGAGCCCAGGAGCTCGCTCATGTCCACGGGCACCGCGGTCTCCGCCGCGGCGCGAATCTTGGCCACGGTTATCCGCGCCTCCTCCTCACGGTCGTGGCGGAACGAGTGCACCTTCTTGGCGCTGAGCATGTGCGTGGTGACCACCTTCCTGGCCTGTCTCCAGGGCTCGCCATATGGCGCGAAGGCGACGTCGGTCCGCTTGTAGAAGATGATGTCGGCGACGGCGGAGCGCGACCTGGACGCGAGAGCGTGGTCGTGCGTGCGCAGGACGGCCGCGGCCGCGCGCGGCGAGGACACGACCACCGTGTTCACCGAGCCGAGGCGGAGGAGCATGAGGTCCCGGCCGTGCTTACCGGCAAGGTCGCGGAAGGAGACGTGAGGGAGGGGGCCGACGAGGTGGAGGTGCCCGATCACCGGGAGTGCGCGCGGAGGGGAAGGTGGGAGCGGCAGGTTCAGCCGCTGCTTGCTCCTCCGGCTCCATCTTTTCGCACCGATGAGCAGTAGAACGAGTGGGACGAGGAACAGAAGAAGCAATGCTTGTGCAGATGTGGGTGCGCCATGGATCGCTGCTTCACCAGCCATGGATCCAATCCAAGGCAGATGGCGTACTGATAATGTGGTATAATCCTGATGATGCTATGCCCCTGTATATATGCACCGTTCTGCATGTCTTTTAGTTTTGAGATGGCACACCGCTCTTGCCGTGCGGTGGACCGCTTTGCGTGCCAGCCTCTAATTTCGCAGAAAATATCTGGTCGTATGTGTGATCAGCAAAATCGATTGATCGAGTGTCTCAAAAAATGAAAAGATGAGGATAATACAACTAGCAAAATCATTCCGTCCCCAAGTGTTGGATTGTTGAAATATATAAGTGCATTGCTCGTATTTCTTCAGAATTTTGAATGGACTAACTAGTGCATACACCTTTATATGCATCAGAGCCACTAAATTCTGACTCCAGGACTAACTGAAATACCCCACACAAAAAAAGATTAACTAAAACAATTTAGAAATGTTTTTTTGAGGTGAAACAATTTAGAAATGTTAAAGCTCACTTTCGGTCTTAGTTAGGTCTTTGAAGTGTTCATGGGCAGCCCAGCGCAAGAGACCAACATCTGGACTGGTCTCAGACTCGACCTTTCCCGCCCAAAAGCCCAAGTAAAGCCCAAATTGAGGTTTTTTTTGCGGGGAGCCCAAATTGAGGTTTAAATAATCATTTTAGTTAGAAATAGGTATAATAGTATAGTTAAATATCCTAAAATAATTATTTGAAAAATATGCGATGTTCAGATGTTTCGGGTCGGTCCAGGCCTAGGCTTGGGATATCCACTCCAGGCTTTTGCCTGACTTGAAACCCGGCCTAGCGTGGAGCATGATCAGACAAAATCATTAATTAAGGAGTACTTGTTGCAAAGAACACTTCAGTTTCTTAGATCGTGACAAGTGGCACTCATGCAGCGCGCCATTTGTCGTAATCTGGGAGTTTTCCCTTTTTCATAgattcgtttattcaaaacgttttatctcttaaaccgtgcgtccaaatctcgaaccgttttcaccattggattcGTCGCGTCGAGATCTTTAAAATTAGATCCCAtattgataggttttgacgaacttttttttcacgaaaaaaccgGACAAAAAAACCGGGCGAAAAAACCGAGCCAGGAGCACGGTTTGTTTCCCTTTTCGAAAGAGacacgcccgtgcctctcgcacaatcacaaccgtgcctctcgtggaagcaaaaccgtgactctcgtgtaaggaaaaaaacagaaaacttgtttttttccgtttccgaaaggcacgaccgtgcctctcgcgaaagcaaaaccgtgactctcgcgaaataAAAAAAAAAGCGCgtattttttccctttccgagaggcacggccgagACTTTCGCGTAAGCAtaaccgtgcctctcgtggaagcaaaaccatgactctcacgaaagaaaaaaaacagaaaacgcattttgtttttccttttccgagaggcacggccgtgactctcgcgaaagcacaaccgtgcctctcgcgaagcaaaaccgtgactcgtGTAAGGAAAAAAAAACccagaaaacatgttttttttctgtttccgagaggcacgaccgtgactctcgcgaaagcacaaccgtgcctctcgcgaaagcaaaaccgtgactctcgcgaaaaaaaaacagaaaacgcgtattttttTCCGTTTATGAGAGGCACGGTCGTGACTTTCGCgcaagcacaaccgtgcctctcgcggaagcaaaaccgtgactctcacgaacgaaaaaaaaatagaaaacgcgttttgttttccctttccgagaggcacggccgtgactcttgcgaaagcacaactgtgcctctcgcgaagcaaaaccatgactctcgcgaaagaaaaaaaaacagaaaacgcgttttttttgtttccgagaggcacggccgtgactctcgctaaagcacaaccgtgcctctcgcggaagaaaaaccgtgactttcacgaaagaaaaaaaaagaaaacgcgttttttcgcGAAAAAATAATTTTTTTCGAGTTTTTTTGATCGAAAAGTTAAGAAAGACCGggggaaaaccaaaacgtcgaaaaaacccgttaaaaagccgaaaacgagtgcggaaaaataaaaaaaaatccaAAGGAAACATCCAGAACAcgacacgtggcgaatggctgagagcgcgccaaatggcgctgatcgttgcgaggctctcgaaggagcgctcgttaactagttgttCCCATGATCAGGTTGTATATGTGCATTGCCCATATTTCTAGTTTGGATCAAATGTAGAAAATGCAACTTACGAACTTCTCGGCCACATTACGCCTTTGCATTCCACCATTAGATTGGTGATTTTATTTTGTACTTAACACCCTCAACTATAGTCGTTTTCATCACAAGGCCCCTCTTATTTTGCAGAGCACACATTAAGCTTCTTTCATATGCCATTCTACTCCACATCCTCGGTCCTTTGGTTCACCACAAGTAATCTTCGCcaaaataattttttttacaatagtttatttatttattttgtggAGATAAAAAATCATGGACACTTGAAAAAAAGTTATTTTACATTTCTCTTGGAAATAATCACGGACATTTCAAACAATCTTGACAAATATTTCATTGCAGTTTCCTATTTATTTCTTCGAAAAAAGATCAAGACCACATAGAAGATGCAGTAGTTTTCATCATTCATTGTTTCCACACATCACCATCGATGTAATGAAAGCAGACACGTGGATAAAACTCGACAAATCTCCACATATTCTTTTCAATTTATTATACAGTAGAAGACAGTGAACAGTGAATGAGAAATGATCACCATCGATTTTTTTTCCATGCTTCAACATCAGAATCATGAAAGCAGACAAATCAAACAACCTCAAAGAAAATTCATTGCACTTTTATTATTCCATGGTAAAAGGATCGTGAACACGTGAAAACTAGAGTAATTACCACCAttcattttttccatgcttgaacatcaagatcatgaAAGTAGACAAAACCAAACACTCTTGAGTAGCATTCGTTACATTCTTTCTATTGATATCACCATAAAAATACCGTGAACATGTTAAACAAAGTAATTCCATCCATTTTCCCACGCTTTATTACCAAAATTCTTCCATGGAGAACTCAAACAATCTTTACGATGTTTCATTCCCCGAAAGAACAAATTTTATACGAAACTTCTCTAGATCCTGTCATTGTAAAAATACACCATGAATAGAAAATTAAAGTTGGTTCGTAAAGCATCTTTGGACTTCTTGGAGCATTAAAGATTTCTTTCCGAACACTATGCCAAATCATGAGCCATCATGGAACCGTAACCAACTGATGTTTAGATCAAAAAAATATAAGTTGTAGTTAAGTCCGACGAAAACTAGAGAAAAAAATACGAGCATACCCAATTTTTCTTTGTCAAAGCTACTCAGATTTCCAAACCCATTGAAAATTGGCATGGACATCACCCACCTAAACATCATCCATGTCAAAATTAcagatttattattattattattttctagttattttattttattttattgttCACACGCAGGAGCAGATGAGCTCGGGAGCCATTTAGCCACTCTCTTTTCCTCTTTCCCTTTTTGTTTTGGTGAATAACGATCAATTCACCTCCTTTCTTGCAGGGACGATGTGACCATGAACGACATTTTGTTGGACCGTCTGATTAGGGAAAACATAATTCAAGTGTATAACCAGCAAGTAAGAAGTTTTTCTTTTGGTTCCTTTCTCTCGTATTGAGTGTTCCGTTTTCTTCTCGCAGCAAGATTTCCAAAACCAACTGAAGGTAGACATGACAATCTGATTTGACATGAAAAGTAGTACTCcttccggtcctttttactctgcatattaggtttgtctaAAGTCAATCTCATTCAACTTTGATcaagtttatataaaaaattataaacattcacataacaacacaaatatcattagattcatcttgaaatatattttcatattatatttattagatattatagatgctaataatttctaatataaatttggtcaaagttagcaaagtttgactttcGGCAAATCCAATGTGCAGAATAAAAAGGACCGGGGGGAGTATGTTGTTGGGACAGAGAATAGGAAAGACCCCTCCCAAGGGTCTTGGTGATCAGATATTTTCAAACTTTGCATATGCAAGTTCTGGAGAGTTTGAATCTGTACAGTGGAATTTTGGGATAAATCTGCATGGCACGTGGAATCGCAGATGCTGGTGTTTTTTCAGGCTTTACTGTCTAGCCTTATGTCACTTCAGATTATCTTAAATTGAAAGGCATGGTTCGTACCGGTTTGTGAACTTCCGAGTGGCTCCATTTAGTATGATAACATGATATGTGATGCAGTCGATTAAGAGAAAAGTTTCCCTACATCACCAGGACAACAATatctctactcctataaaagactcagttgatGATAATGGTGTGTCTGTCATCCATCATTTCTAACCATTAGATCTGCATATAACGATTGTGaagtaaaaaaaattaaaaaagaaggatgacccccggcctctacatctgggagatgcatacggccactttattgattattttcgaggaccttacaaagtgTTACAACAATAAGGCTGAATCCACCATCTAGGCAACATATGCTGCTACTCCTATCCATATGATGAAGGGGTGCTAGCTGGGCCACTACCCAGACCACTCACCTAATCCTACATCAAAAGCCGGAATCTCCAGCCtagccacataccgggtctggggcaTAAACCGGTCTGACGCACTCACAGGTGTCGTCTCCACCATCTTCCACTGGTCCATCTCCAAGCAGATTGAGGTGCCAACCTTGGCAGGCTCCTCCGCCATCAATGCCACCATGACGCCAAATGACGACCACCACCTACGCTAGAACATCGCCAAGCAAATGGAGCGCTACCACAAGATGAAGATCAACGGTAGAATAGATAAAACGCCGCACCCATTGCCGCCGCCAAACACCTCACACGCACCACAAAGTGCCCACCATGCTTCCGGGAACCCCAggcgacgccttcaagaaggaacGCGACGAAGGTACGACGCCGTCGCCCGCAAGGGGAACTAGAACTTTCGCCCAAATGAAGTGCACAGTGAGAAACGAGATAGGACCTCGACAAGGCCTCCAAAAAGGGAACCGACGCCCACAAGGCGCTGCCATTGTCGTGGCCTCCGCCGACGGCCAATGGTTTCCCCCGATCCCGCCCCTGTCCCATCCACCCGGCCAACTGGCCAGGGGAGCGCACGCAGCCGGAGAAGGCGTTGGACTTCATCGAAGCAGGCACACCAGGTGACGGGGCACCCCGACCCACCGTAGTAGACGTCCACCAAGACCTCGCCACCCGCACAGCCGAAGTCGCGGACCACCAGCTCCCACGACCGTCGCTCGTCGAGAGGCCACGCCGTCCACACCGCCCGAGGCCGCCGCCCCAGCATCCACTCACCGCGCACATCCCGTCAAAACACGGAGAATGACCCACACCGCTGCCACTAGGGAGACCATACCGCGAGCACCCAAGCCGGGTGATGAGGCAGGGCCGCGCCGGCCAGATCCGGGCGGATCCGCGATCCCCGGCCCACCAGCCGCCATAGAGGAGCCGACCTGATCTGGCAGTCGGACCTTCCCAGGAGACCCCCACATCGGATCAGGAGGAGGGCTAGCGACAGCTCCGACAACCAACGGCCGCCACAGAGGGCCTGCGTCGGCGGCCACCACGAGCTggggaggcgggcggcggcgtctGATgcggggtgggggcgcctccaacGTCGAGGCGGGTGCGCGGGGAAACCCCGCCGTCTCCTACCGCCGCGCGGGCGGCTGCCGGCggcaagggggaggaggagggaaGGCGGAGGGAAACCggcgggcggctagggtttcgcccCCGAGTCGCCTGGAGCGGACGACGCGGGGAGGGGGGCTTTGCCGGTTGAGTGGAATACGGATCTGGGACGTATTAGAATGGGTTCCGTCAATATCTGTGAAGTAAGTTGTGacatttttgcaacaatagcccacttctctgctTCAATTTACAGAAAACTCCTTATTATCTTATAAGCAACCACATTTCTCCTTCACTTCATCAAAACAGCttgagaaatatattttgagtgaaaagcAATATATTTttaatgatatatatatatatatatataggaaaatgGTTGTGTACTTCTGGGAGTACGTACTCTCGCTCCTCATATACCACATATATGAATCTTTTATagcttattattatttttaatatacTTCATTAATAATTACTAGATACCCTAAAATGGATtttatgaaaaaaaatcatgtgtGCCTCATATTTTTAAAGGTTTACGTATATACTGATTTGTTTGTACGTGAAAAAGGTATATTACAAAAAGTAGGTCGTAAATGATATTTTTTTTCAACAAAATTTGTATTGAGGTATCTTAGAATATTTAATGAAGTATATTGAGAATGATAAGGGGTATAATCAATGCATATACGAGGTATATTGTAGATGAGAGTACATACTCCCAAGAGTACAGAAAATgagtctatatatatatatatatatatatatatatatatatatatatatatcaaaacAAGAATGTTTTatttcaaatttgtgaacaagTACTATTCTACTTTAAATCCATTGCAACACAAAGGCGCATTGCTAGTACATACACAAATGCAGCTAGGCAAGGAGAAAGGAAGGAAAACTGTTTCCCGCCCACACGAATTTACTTATGAACTGTGTACACATTGCATATTCTTCACAGTGAGAAAGTCGCTTGCGATCAATTTGGCACGAGCCCACGGGAGCTATGCTAATCCAAGCAGACAAGCTTGCAATGATCCATGGGCGGCTCGGATACCCAGAGGAGCTCCTTGAGGTACTCGGCACCTAGGTCCTCCAGGACCACCACGCCCGCCGTCGCCGGCCGCGCGTCCTCCTTCACGGCGTTAACCCGGGGCTGTTTCACAGGCCCCTGGTTGGGCGACCGCCTGCGCATGCGGTGGCGGCGTTTGAGCGCGAGCATGGGCGAGCCCAGGACGGCGCCGAGCGCGAGTGCGCGGAGCGACTCCCGGACGCGCTCGACGGGGAAGTTGAGCACAGCGGCGTCGCCGTGCGCGGAGAAGGTGGCCTGGTCGTAGGCCATGGCGGCCGCCTTGGGGCTGCCGAAGGTGCCCAGCCACACGCGGGCGCCATTCTGCGTCGAGTCCCGGATCTCGGCCGCGAACTTGCCCCACGGGCGCGTGCGCACCCCGATCAAGTCCTTGGCAACGGGCGTCGCCGCGGGGGCTTGGTGACCGCGGCGCCTGGGCGAGCTGCCGCCGGCGGGCACAGGCGGTGCGGCAGCCCCCACGCCCACGGCCGTCATGTCGGAGGAGGACGAGCTTGAAGGGAGAGAGTTGTCAGAGCAGGAGGCATGATCCGTGGATCCGCGGAAAAGTTGCGCCGCCGTTATGGCCGCGCCGTTCCTCTCGATCCCCACACACATCGGCAAGCTGAGGTGCAGGGACGAAGAACCTACCCCGATAGGGGCAAAGAGCACCGCGGCCAGACCGTTCGACGGCGGCGCGCTCACCTCAAAGGGAACGCGCGACCGGCGAAGGGGCCGGCAACGGTGCACgccggcggaggggaagcagccGCGCGTCTCTGCTCTCTACTCTCTCTCTCACTCGCGAACAGACAGGAGGGGGAAATGGAAGGGGAAAAGAAGGCGGCCGGGCGCGGCGCGGTGGCGCGACACCATCGCCGGCGGCCGGGGCGAACTCCTCTTTTCCTGCTGTCTCCGGCGAGGAGAACAACAGCGAGCGCGCGAAGGGGAGCAGAGGGCTTGGCAGCGCCTCTTTCTCGCTCTCTCTGTCATAGGAGAAACAAAGGAGGGGAACAAGAGCAGGCTCGCGCGCAGCGGTGGCCGCTCGATGCCGTCGCCGGCGGCAGGAAAGAGACTCGCCGGCGCCTAGCGGACAGGAGCAGAAGATGGCTCCGCCGCGCccttatctctctctctctctctgactttggaaaagaagaagaaaaggaaaaggggAAAGGAAAGAAAGCCGTGTCGCGGCGCGGTGGCAACCACCGCCGGCGGCCGGGTAGTCGCCGTCTCTGGCGATCGAGAGAGAGACAGAAGGGTCGAGGCGAACGAGACGAATGGGGGCGCTAGGTTTCGATCGGGAGGAACCCTCCCAGTTTTCTTCTAGCGAAATCGGCGCTGGACCGTCCGATCCTGATCGACGGTCACCGGCGAAACCCTAGCAGCAGACCGGGCCAATGGGCTGAAAGCGTGCGTGGGCCAAGGAGCTCGGGCGGCTGAGCGGCGCTCGCCCAGCAGGCCGCTGGACTGGGCCGGTTTCGGCCAGAAGTGGCCCGCACGGCGCGCGCAGTCCAGGCCGAAGGGGCGGCTACTGTACAGTTTTTTCTTGTCCAGTTTTGGGCTAATTATAATACAGTTTTTTCTATTCAAATTATTCAGAGAAAATTTTTGTTTATAAAATAGAAAAGTAAAAGTAATGCTTCTGAAAAGcaaaaagttcatgatttttttcTATTCATGTTTTTTTCGCTGTAAATAAAAATGAAAGTGTTTTTAAAGGTGAATAGAACTAAAGAAAAAGATTAAATTGTTGCttctctaatgcaattttgaaccAACCGGTTAAAATTGCTTAGAGAGTAAAAGAGTACAGAATTATTTCTGAATAGAATATTGTAATGTTTCCGCTGCAAAGAAAAAGTTTTATCCTCCAATTAATTTGGAACCAACGGAAAAATTTAATTGGAAGAACTGTTCTTAGCAAAGTTTTTTCAATTATGGGTGAAATCAGATTGAGATAGCTTCTGCTATGACAGTACAAAGATATTTGATTAAAGTTTAATTatggtattgttattttctgaccaaCGTTGATGATGACAATATTATAATTCAATGAGTCTTATAGTTAAAAGTTCAAACCTCTGATAAATTTTGTATCAAAGTGATCAATTTTCAGAGAACAATTAAAGATAAAGAAATGCTCTTGAACTAGAGAAATGTATAATTCTTGTTTCCGCTGCAAtaaagttgatgatgatgattattTCTGAGCAAAGTTGTTTAATAGAAATACTATTATCACATTGTTTATGAATTATATGCATTATTTCCATTTTCGCCCAATGGTGATATGGAATTAATGTAGAAGAATGAGTTTTATTCTAATTCTACCAGAACGATGATTTAGAGTataaaaaggaagttttgcaaAAGTTTAGTGTGCATATTTTTTAACCAGACCAACGTAGGGTTATTTTTATGCTCATTATTGTTGATTATTGACTAAGTTTTCTCAGACTAAAAGTTTTCCATGCTTTCATTCATGAAAGCGAATGGTTGGGTACTTGT contains:
- the LOC125537894 gene encoding ethylene-responsive transcription factor 1B-like, with the protein product MTAVGVGAAAPPVPAGGSSPRRRGHQAPAATPVAKDLIGVRTRPWGKFAAEIRDSTQNGARVWLGTFGSPKAAAMAYDQATFSAHGDAAVLNFPVERVRESLRALALGAVLGSPMLALKRRHRMRRRSPNQGPVKQPRVNAVKEDARPATAGVVVLEDLGAEYLKELLWVSEPPMDHCKLVCLD
- the LOC125539751 gene encoding indolin-2-one monooxygenase-like, which encodes MAGEAAIHGAPTSAQALLLLFLVPLVLLLIGAKRWSRRSKQRLNLPLPPSPPRALPVIGHLHLVGPLPHVSFRDLAGKHGRDLMLLRLGSVNTVVVSSPRAAAAVLRTHDHALASRSRSAVADIIFYKRTDVAFAPYGEPWRQARKVVTTHMLSAKKVHSFRHDREEEARITVAKIRAAAETAVPVDMSELLGSYANDVVCRAVLGRNHRDDGRNKLLRQLIDINMSLLGGFNVEDYFPSLAVADVFTGMVVCPRARRVRKRWDELLHKLIDEHGRLREQDDASADFIHVLLAQQEEYGLTTDNVKAILLDMFEAGTETTYLVLEFAMAELMNNRHVMAKLQAEVRRRRAPAAAVGKDDEGESAQDVVTEEELGDMAYLKATVKETLRLHPPVPLLLPHLSIADCEVDGYAIPAGTRLMVNAWALARDPASWEAPDEFAPERFLQGGSAAAVDSKGKDFEFLPFGSGRRICPGINFANTAVEMMLANLVYHFDWELPPGTKEVDMTEVFSLSIRRKEKLLLVPTRRSCREE